The Apium graveolens cultivar Ventura chromosome 11, ASM990537v1, whole genome shotgun sequence genome has a window encoding:
- the LOC141698191 gene encoding uncharacterized protein LOC141698191: MASKLVMIVVFIFDVIAFGLAVAAEQRRSTATTTKDSEQNYNYCVYDSDISTGYGVGAFLFLMASQAIIMVASRCFCCGKALSPGGSRACALLLFIFCWVTFFIAEACLLAGSVRNAYHTKYTTIFSENPPSCQTVRKGVFAAGAAFTFFTAILSPFYYISYSKSRGSFAPYGGEAGVGLGSYK, encoded by the exons ATGGCGTCTAAATTGGTGATGATCGTCGTCTTCATTTTTGATGTCATTGCTTTCGGCTTGGCTGTTGCTGCTGAGCAACGGAGAAGCACT GCCACAACGACGAAGGATTCAGAACAGAACTACAATTATTGTGTCTACGACTCTGACATTTCAACTGGATATGGTGTTGGGGCTTTCTTGTTCCTCATGGCCAGTCAAGCAATTATAATGGTAGCAAGCCGTTGTTTCTGTTGCGGAAAGGCTTTAAGTCCTGGGGGTTCCAGGGCTTGTGCACTTCTCCTTTTCATATTCTGCTG GGTGACATTCTTTATTGCCGAGGCATGCTTGTTGGCTGGTTCAGTGAGGAATGCTTATCACACCAAGTACACCACAATTTTCAGTGAAAACCCTCCGTCTTGCCAGACAGTAAGAAAGGGCGTGTTTGCAGCTGGCGCAGCCTTCACTTTCTTCACTGCCATACTATCTCCGTTTTACTACATTTCGTATTCCAAGTCACGAGGAAGCTTTGCACCCTATGGCGGTGAGGCTGGTGTGGGACTTGGAAGCTACAAGTGA